The nucleotide sequence TAACATCATAATAGAGTTCCATTCTTTTCAATATATTGCCCAATGGTTCATTATCAAAACTATAAATACCATCCGTCCATAAAAAATAATCGTTATTGGGAATCTTATCGACTTTCAGAGTGTTTCCATTGATTGTAACCTCTTCATTTGGTTTAAGAATAATGCCATTATTTTTTATATCAGGTAGATAGACTTGTAATAATCCCTCAAGCAAACTGGTTCGCATTTCCTCTCCAGCATAGTTGCGTACGTTAAATTTCGTTCCCAGTACTCTCATTTCCGCCCCACCAGAACAAACGATAAAAGGTTTTTTGGGATTTTTTGATACATTAAAAAAGGCTTCTCCCTCAACCGACACCCTCCTCTCTTTTCCAGAAAAAACTGCGGGATAAGTAAAAGTTGTTTGGGCATTCAGCCAAACCTCAGTGCTGTCAGACAACGTTATTTTGATTCGTTGTCCAGCTGGTACGAATAAGGTATTGTTAATTTCACACAAAGCATTATCAGACCTATAATGATTATCAATAAACCAATAGGTAGCAATTACAAATAATACGACAATTGCTGCATACCTCGATACATGTAATAGGAATTTTCTGAGCTTATTTGTTTTAA is from uncultured Macellibacteroides sp. and encodes:
- a CDS encoding FecR domain-containing protein translates to MDERIQKYFQKELSVGERLVLLRQIKADEELMKQFIEYKNMNALLVLADQTDRMDANIQGLQRFNYLIKTNKLRKFLLHVSRYAAIVVLFVIATYWFIDNHYRSDNALCEINNTLFVPAGQRIKITLSDSTEVWLNAQTTFTYPAVFSGKERRVSVEGEAFFNVSKNPKKPFIVCSGGAEMRVLGTKFNVRNYAGEEMRTSLLEGLLQVYLPDIKNNGIILKPNEEVTINGNTLKVDKIPNNDYFLWTDGIYSFDNEPLGNILKRMELYYDVKIVVNDPSISTWKYRGKFRQRDGIDEILRIIQRIHKFRIQKDEENNTIILSKM